One Saccharopolyspora erythraea NRRL 2338 genomic region harbors:
- a CDS encoding IS256-like element ISSer2 family transposase — MGTRDSQQQEGHPFGTAAQPSSARDAVNEMIEAGLLDGVMDTVDRGGLALTGQGGFLPELVKAVLERGLQTEMADHLGYDKGDPAGRGSPNSRNGASGKTISTEVGEVDLEVPRDRAGSFEPRLVPKGSRRAGGLDEIIISLYAGGMTVRDIQHHLQRTYGTELSHETISKITDTVLEEVTAWQSRPLEEIYPIIYLDALVVKVRDGHQVRNRSAHIAVGVDLDGVKHVLGIWIQASEGAKFWAGVCAELRNRGVKDVLIVCCDGLPGLPEAIEATWPSSTVQTCTVHLIRAAMRFVSYQDRKKVAAALKPIYTAPTAQAAETALLEFAESDLGRKYPAAVRTWENAWERFIPFLEFPPEVRKIIYTTNSIESLNYQLRKIIKNRGHFPSDDAVIKLLWLAIRDIEDKRARQRDKQRGLPTHQRNAPARLVEGATVHGWKQALGALALHFPDRLDPYLN; from the coding sequence ATGGGCACGCGTGATTCGCAGCAGCAGGAAGGACATCCGTTCGGGACGGCCGCACAGCCCTCGTCAGCGCGGGACGCGGTCAATGAGATGATCGAGGCAGGCCTGCTCGATGGGGTGATGGACACCGTCGACCGGGGCGGGCTGGCGTTGACCGGGCAGGGCGGGTTTTTGCCCGAGCTGGTCAAAGCCGTGCTCGAGCGGGGTTTGCAGACCGAGATGGCCGATCACCTCGGGTATGACAAGGGGGATCCGGCCGGGCGGGGCAGCCCGAACTCCCGCAACGGTGCCAGCGGTAAGACGATCTCGACCGAGGTCGGCGAGGTCGATCTGGAGGTGCCCCGCGACCGGGCGGGCTCGTTCGAGCCGCGGCTGGTGCCCAAGGGGTCGCGGCGGGCCGGCGGCCTGGACGAGATCATCATCTCGCTGTACGCGGGCGGGATGACCGTCCGCGACATCCAGCACCACCTGCAGCGCACCTACGGCACCGAGCTCTCCCACGAGACGATCTCCAAGATCACCGACACGGTGCTCGAGGAGGTCACGGCCTGGCAGTCGAGGCCGCTGGAAGAGATCTACCCGATCATCTACCTGGATGCCCTGGTGGTGAAGGTGCGTGACGGCCACCAGGTCCGCAACCGCTCCGCCCACATCGCCGTCGGTGTCGATCTCGACGGCGTCAAACACGTCCTCGGGATCTGGATCCAGGCCTCCGAAGGGGCGAAGTTCTGGGCCGGGGTGTGTGCCGAGCTGCGCAACCGCGGCGTCAAAGACGTCCTGATCGTCTGCTGCGACGGCCTGCCCGGGTTGCCGGAGGCGATCGAGGCGACCTGGCCGTCCTCGACGGTGCAGACCTGCACGGTGCATCTGATCCGGGCGGCGATGCGGTTCGTCTCGTATCAGGACCGCAAGAAGGTCGCTGCGGCGTTGAAACCGATCTACACCGCGCCCACCGCCCAGGCCGCCGAGACCGCCCTGCTGGAGTTCGCCGAGTCCGACCTCGGCCGCAAGTATCCGGCCGCCGTGCGGACCTGGGAAAACGCGTGGGAACGGTTCATCCCGTTCCTGGAGTTCCCGCCCGAAGTCCGCAAGATCATCTACACCACGAACTCGATCGAGTCACTGAACTACCAACTCCGCAAGATCATCAAAAACCGCGGGCACTTCCCCTCCGACGACGCGGTGATCAAGCTGTTGTGGCTGGCCATCCGCGACATCGAAGACAAACGCGCCCGACAACGCGACAAACAACGCGGACTACCCACCCACCAGCGCAACGCCCCCGCACGCCTGGTCGAAGGCGCCACCGTCCACGGCTGGAAACAAGCCCTCGGCGCACTCGCCCTGCACTTCCCCGACCGCCTCGACCCCTACCTCAACTGA
- a CDS encoding type 1 glutamine amidotransferase translates to MGGVRILVVQPSALDPVGTLGDWLTGAGAQLEVVVPAEQGVPDELTGFDALVVLGGEMSAYDDADHPWLADVRRLLSRAVAEKLPVLAICLGAHLLAAATGGQVRAARKGPEAGTLLVAKRDVAMEDPLVGPLPLTPDVFQFHGDEVSPLPPSARLLASSPKCENQIFRVGDYAYGLQFHIETTTEVVLEWERSMPEIAEVVRPGQLEPDYLDAFHEDLAETWRPVAERFVELAATPPADRPVSRHLPLV, encoded by the coding sequence ATGGGTGGTGTTCGGATTCTCGTGGTGCAGCCGTCGGCGCTCGATCCGGTGGGGACGTTGGGGGACTGGCTCACCGGTGCGGGAGCGCAGCTCGAGGTGGTCGTGCCTGCCGAGCAGGGGGTGCCCGACGAACTGACCGGTTTCGATGCGCTCGTCGTTCTGGGTGGGGAGATGAGCGCCTACGACGATGCCGACCATCCGTGGCTGGCCGATGTTCGGCGGCTGCTCAGCCGGGCCGTGGCGGAGAAGCTGCCGGTGCTGGCCATCTGCCTCGGCGCCCATCTGCTGGCCGCGGCCACCGGAGGTCAGGTGCGGGCGGCGCGCAAGGGGCCGGAGGCCGGCACGCTGCTCGTCGCGAAGCGGGACGTCGCGATGGAGGATCCGCTGGTCGGTCCGCTGCCGCTGACGCCCGACGTGTTCCAGTTCCACGGTGACGAGGTGAGCCCGCTGCCGCCTTCGGCGCGGCTGCTGGCTTCGTCGCCGAAGTGCGAGAACCAGATCTTCCGGGTCGGCGACTACGCGTACGGGCTGCAGTTCCACATCGAGACCACCACCGAGGTCGTGCTCGAGTGGGAGCGCAGCATGCCCGAGATCGCCGAGGTCGTGCGGCCGGGGCAGCTGGAGCCCGACTACCTCGACGCCTTCCACGAAGACCTGGCGGAGACGTGGCGGCCGGTCGCCGAGCGCTTCGTCGAGCTGGCCGCCACCCCGCCCGCGGACCGTCCCGTGAGCAGGCACCTCCCGCTGGTGTGA
- a CDS encoding bifunctional [glutamine synthetase] adenylyltransferase/[glutamine synthetase]-adenylyl-L-tyrosine phosphorylase has translation MANSGSARSGSVPSPARYGFSDAARAEGQLRAAGWWTDSGPTSAAEPVLAALSRAADPELALHSVDRLREAVGDEWDELSEDLTTDFGLRGRLVGVLGASRALVDHLVARPDHWRRLRSDDGSPLKSLDEYTAVLLEAVEAGDGSGPPGTADGPVAGLRGQDAVSALRAAYRALLLDVAAADLASVVEPELPAMAYEDIAALLSDVAVAALRAALSVAVAELAHTGVDLTEEPARLAVIAMGKCGGHELNYVSDVDVVFVADDEKDVAGATRLASMMMRIAGASFFEVDAALRPEGKAGALVRTLDGHLNYYRRWARTWEFQALLKARPVAGDVDLGQRYLEAVQPLVWTASEREGFVSDVQSMRRRVEDHVPAELSDRELKLGRGGLRDVEFAVQLLQMVHGRGDDTLRTPTTVDALRALGEGGYVARSDAADLMDSYRFLRGLEHRLQLRRLRRTHLFPATEEAEELHFLARSAGLRSSGRSSAGSVLVAEFRRHSNRVRRLHEKLFYRPLLEAVAKVPTEALRLTTGAAVERLAALGYSSPEGALRHIEALTSGMSRRASIQGALLPMLLDLLANTPDPDGGLLAYRKVSEALAETPWYLRLLRDEGVVAERLALLLGMSKLVPELLVRAPEVLRLLSDTPALAERDPGEVAQSLRSAVGRYSEPERAVAAARSLRRHELLRIACADLLGLMEPTSVFRALSSVWVAVLEAALDVSVRSVGARQEWDSVPARIAVIGMGRLGGAELGYGSDADVLFVCEPVDDADDTTAVKFSTAVVEQVRRLLGSPSQDPPLEVDIDLRPEGKRGPVVRTLDSYLNYYRRWSEVWEAQALLRARPVAGDLDLGERFCRAIDPMRYPEGGLDEVKIREIRRIKARVDSERLPRGADPATHTKLGRGGLADVEWTLQLLQLRFGHEHEELRTTSTVDGLAAAARLGLLEQEQADELTEAWTLAMRARNAVMLVRGKSGDQLPKQTRELVAVAAALGYPAGVDTGEVVDDYLRVTRHARTVVEHVFYEN, from the coding sequence ATGGCCAACAGCGGTTCGGCTCGTTCAGGCTCGGTGCCCTCGCCTGCCCGCTACGGGTTCAGCGACGCGGCACGTGCGGAAGGGCAACTGCGCGCCGCCGGATGGTGGACGGACTCGGGCCCGACCAGCGCCGCCGAGCCGGTACTGGCTGCCCTGTCGAGGGCGGCTGACCCCGAACTCGCGCTGCACTCTGTCGACCGCCTGCGCGAAGCCGTGGGCGACGAGTGGGACGAGCTCTCCGAGGACCTCACCACCGACTTCGGGCTGCGCGGACGGCTGGTCGGAGTCCTCGGGGCCTCGAGGGCGTTGGTGGACCACCTGGTGGCCCGCCCCGACCACTGGCGGCGGTTGCGTTCGGACGACGGCTCGCCGCTCAAGTCGCTCGACGAGTACACCGCTGTGCTGCTGGAAGCGGTCGAAGCCGGGGACGGCAGCGGTCCGCCGGGCACGGCGGACGGTCCGGTGGCGGGCCTGCGCGGCCAGGACGCGGTGAGCGCGTTGCGCGCCGCCTACCGAGCGCTGCTGCTCGACGTCGCCGCGGCCGACCTGGCGAGCGTGGTGGAGCCGGAGCTGCCGGCGATGGCCTACGAGGACATCGCCGCGCTGCTGTCGGACGTGGCGGTTGCCGCGCTGCGGGCAGCGCTGTCGGTGGCGGTGGCCGAGCTCGCGCACACCGGTGTCGACCTGACCGAGGAGCCGGCGCGGCTGGCGGTGATCGCCATGGGCAAGTGCGGCGGCCACGAGCTGAACTACGTCAGCGACGTCGACGTCGTCTTCGTCGCCGACGACGAGAAGGACGTCGCGGGGGCCACGCGGCTGGCGAGCATGATGATGCGCATCGCAGGCGCCTCGTTCTTCGAGGTCGACGCCGCGCTGCGGCCCGAGGGCAAGGCGGGCGCGCTGGTGCGCACGCTCGACGGCCACCTGAACTACTACCGCCGTTGGGCCCGCACGTGGGAGTTCCAGGCGCTGCTCAAGGCCCGCCCGGTGGCGGGCGACGTCGATCTGGGGCAGCGGTACCTGGAGGCCGTCCAGCCGCTGGTGTGGACGGCGTCGGAGCGCGAGGGGTTCGTCTCCGACGTGCAGTCGATGCGGCGCAGGGTCGAGGACCACGTGCCGGCTGAGCTCTCGGACCGGGAGCTGAAGCTGGGGCGCGGCGGACTGCGCGACGTTGAGTTCGCCGTGCAACTGCTGCAGATGGTGCACGGACGCGGCGACGACACGCTGCGCACCCCGACCACCGTGGACGCACTGCGCGCCCTGGGCGAGGGCGGGTACGTGGCGCGGTCCGATGCCGCCGACCTCATGGACTCCTACCGCTTCCTGCGGGGCCTGGAGCACCGGTTGCAGCTGCGCAGGCTGCGTCGCACCCACCTTTTCCCCGCGACCGAAGAGGCCGAGGAGCTGCACTTCCTGGCGCGGTCGGCCGGGCTGCGCTCCAGCGGCCGGAGCAGCGCGGGCTCGGTGCTGGTCGCGGAGTTCCGCAGGCACAGCAACCGGGTCCGGCGGCTGCACGAGAAGCTGTTCTACCGGCCGCTGCTGGAGGCGGTGGCCAAGGTGCCGACGGAGGCGCTGCGGCTGACCACCGGTGCCGCGGTGGAGCGGCTGGCGGCGCTCGGCTACTCCTCGCCGGAGGGGGCGCTGCGGCACATAGAGGCCCTGACGTCGGGGATGTCGCGTCGGGCGAGCATCCAGGGCGCGCTGCTGCCGATGCTGCTGGACCTGCTGGCCAACACCCCGGACCCCGACGGCGGGCTGCTGGCCTACCGGAAGGTATCGGAGGCGCTGGCCGAAACGCCCTGGTACCTGCGGCTGCTGCGGGACGAGGGCGTGGTCGCGGAGCGGCTGGCGCTGCTGCTCGGGATGTCCAAGCTGGTGCCGGAACTGCTGGTGCGCGCGCCGGAGGTGCTGCGGCTACTGTCGGACACACCGGCTCTCGCGGAGCGGGATCCCGGCGAGGTCGCGCAGTCGTTGCGCAGCGCGGTCGGGCGGTACTCGGAGCCGGAGCGGGCGGTGGCCGCCGCGCGTTCGCTGCGGCGTCACGAGCTGCTGCGCATCGCGTGCGCGGACCTGCTGGGGCTGATGGAGCCGACGTCGGTGTTCCGGGCGCTGTCGAGCGTGTGGGTGGCCGTGCTGGAGGCGGCGCTGGACGTCTCGGTGCGTTCGGTGGGTGCCCGGCAGGAGTGGGATTCGGTGCCGGCGCGCATCGCCGTCATCGGCATGGGCAGGCTCGGCGGGGCGGAGCTGGGTTACGGCTCCGACGCCGACGTGCTGTTCGTGTGCGAGCCGGTCGACGACGCCGACGACACCACCGCGGTCAAGTTCTCCACCGCGGTCGTGGAGCAGGTGCGGCGGCTGCTGGGCTCTCCGAGCCAGGACCCGCCGCTGGAGGTCGACATCGACCTGCGTCCGGAAGGCAAGCGGGGGCCGGTGGTCCGGACGCTGGACTCCTACCTGAACTACTACCGGCGGTGGTCCGAGGTGTGGGAGGCACAGGCGCTGCTGCGGGCGCGTCCGGTCGCGGGCGACCTGGACCTGGGCGAGCGCTTCTGCCGCGCCATCGACCCGATGCGCTACCCGGAAGGCGGCCTCGACGAGGTGAAGATCCGCGAGATCCGCCGGATCAAGGCGCGGGTCGACTCCGAGCGGCTGCCCAGGGGCGCGGACCCGGCGACGCACACCAAGCTCGGGCGCGGCGGCCTGGCCGACGTCGAGTGGACGTTGCAGTTGCTGCAACTGCGCTTCGGTCACGAGCACGAGGAACTGCGGACCACCTCGACCGTCGACGGACTGGCCGCCGCGGCGCGGCTGGGTCTCCTGGAGCAGGAGCAGGCCGACGAGCTGACCGAGGCGTGGACGCTGGCGATGCGCGCCCGCAACGCGGTGATGCTGGTGCGGGGCAAGTCCGGGGACCAGCTTCCCAAGCAGACCCGCGAGCTGGTCGCGGTGGCCGCCGCGCTGGGATATCCGGCGGGGGTCGACACCGGTGAGGTCGTCGACGACTACCTGCGGGTGACCCGGCACGCGCGCACGGTCGTGGAGCACGTCTTCTACGAGAACTGA